Proteins from a genomic interval of Erwinia sp. SLM-02:
- the hxpB gene encoding hexitol phosphatase HxpB: MSYHRPVVAAIFDMDGLLIDSEPLWQQAELDILSTLDIDMSRQQELPDTLGLRIDQVVRMWYETLPWSGPTQQEVTRRVIDRALALVEETRPLLPGVEQALQLCQRSGLKIGLASASPLFMLERVLDMFNIRSYFEVLVSAEAMPYSKPHPQVYLDAAARLGVDPLNCVTLEDSFNGMIATKAARMRSIVVPDAEYAADPRWALADVKLGSLTELTASHLTGR; encoded by the coding sequence ATGTCCTATCACCGCCCCGTCGTCGCCGCCATTTTTGATATGGATGGTCTGCTTATTGATTCTGAACCCCTCTGGCAACAGGCCGAACTGGATATTTTAAGTACGCTCGACATCGACATGAGCCGCCAGCAGGAGCTGCCCGATACGCTGGGTCTGCGCATCGACCAGGTCGTTCGCATGTGGTATGAAACCCTGCCGTGGAGCGGACCGACCCAGCAGGAAGTCACCCGTCGCGTCATCGATCGCGCCCTGGCGCTGGTTGAAGAAACTCGCCCACTCCTGCCCGGCGTTGAGCAGGCGCTGCAGCTCTGCCAGCGTTCAGGGCTGAAAATTGGCCTGGCTTCCGCCTCTCCGCTGTTTATGCTCGAGCGCGTGCTGGACATGTTTAATATTCGTAGTTACTTCGAAGTCCTCGTCTCCGCAGAAGCGATGCCCTACAGCAAACCGCACCCGCAGGTTTATCTTGATGCTGCAGCCCGCCTCGGCGTCGATCCGCTTAACTGCGTGACCCTGGAGGACTCATTCAACGGCATGATCGCCACCAAAGCCGCGCGCATGCGCTCCATCGTCGTACCTGATGCGGAATACGCTGCCGATCCTCGCTGGGCGCTGGCGGACGTGAAGCTCGGGTCGCTTACCGAGCTGACCGCGTCACATTTAACGGGTCGGTAA
- a CDS encoding YniB family protein yields the protein MTYQRAGQVAILKRIVGWVIFIPALLSTLISLLGFLEKSQEQRDGINAVMQDFTHVMIDMIRFNTGFLHGFWTHSPVPDFNGGSNVLFWVIYILIFVGLALQASGARMWRQSRHLREGIEDRMILEQARGDEGLTRQQLEEKIVVPRHTIFLQFFPLYILPLIVAVAGYFVLKLLGFIL from the coding sequence ATGACTTATCAACGGGCTGGCCAGGTGGCGATCCTCAAGCGTATTGTGGGCTGGGTTATCTTTATCCCAGCGCTGCTGTCCACGCTGATTTCGCTGCTGGGTTTTCTGGAAAAAAGCCAGGAGCAGCGTGACGGCATCAATGCGGTAATGCAGGATTTTACCCATGTGATGATCGATATGATCCGCTTCAACACCGGTTTTCTTCACGGCTTCTGGACCCACTCGCCGGTGCCGGATTTTAACGGCGGAAGCAATGTGCTGTTCTGGGTGATTTATATTCTGATTTTTGTCGGCCTGGCGCTGCAGGCTTCCGGTGCGCGCATGTGGAGACAGTCGCGTCATCTGCGCGAAGGGATTGAAGACCGGATGATTCTGGAACAGGCAAGAGGGGACGAAGGCCTGACCCGCCAGCAGCTGGAAGAAAAAATCGTGGTGCCACGGCATACCATTTTCCTGCAGTTTTTCCCGCTCTATATTTTGCCGCTGATCGTTGCCGTGGCAGGGTATTTTGTGCTGAAACTTCTCGGTTTTATTCTTTAA